Genomic DNA from Synergistaceae bacterium:
TGAGATTGAAAGATTCTTCATCATCAGGGAGCAAATATTTTTGTGCCATGCCCCTTCCCTCGATCTGAGTCACAACGCTTTTGACTTCGTTAATTTCACTGCTGAATTTTTCAAGGACTTCACTTAAATTCATGCCGTTCATAAAAGCCTTGAAAATATTTATCTGACTCTGAGAATCTAGCACTATCCATTTGCCTGAATCAGGAGATATTACGAGCATAAAGCCTCCGTAACTTATAGGACATAAATTCTCAGGAAATGAATACTTTTTGTTCAATGGGATATTTATTATTTTATCGTGCATGTTTATATTCATGTCATTACTATTAAGCAAGGCTGCTGGAGAACTTTACAGACAGCCCCGAAATTCTTAATTATTACCACACAAGTGACGCTGCAGTATTGTCAAAGACTCGACAGTTACCCACACAATTACCGCCTATGGGACGCTCGCAGTCAAATCCGCATGAAAGCAATTTATTGTCAAGGACTCTGCAGTTACCTACACAATTGCCGCCTATGGGACGCTCGCAATTCAATCCGTAAGAAAATAATTTCGCATAGCTCTGAGTATCAGGCTTCAAGTTCAACACCTCCTTTAATAACTATAATAACTAAGTACGTGTTTAAAATTTTACTATTTTTTTTTCTCTGTCAACAAGTTTATTTTTTCTCACATATTGCAAACCTTCGCAGAGCCGGAAATTTTTTTATTCACTCTTAATGCGTCATGTTTGAATGCAAAAAAAAAAAATGACCCGGATTTTGCTCCGGGCCGTAAAGTGTGAATATTTACATCATGCTGCGATATAATGCTTTAATCTCCTCAACGTTCGTATCTCTGGGATTGCCGGGACAGCACGCATCAGCAAAGGCACTATCAGATAAGAACTGAATGTCTTCCTCTTTGAGAATTCCCTTAAGGTCCGCCGGGATTCCTACATCTGCCGAGAGTTTTTTCACTGCTGCAATAGTTGCTTTAGCTGCGTCATCATCGCTCATTGAGTCAATGCCTTCAACTCCCATTGCCTTACCGACTGCACGATAGCGTTTACCTGCTGCCGGAGCATTATATTCAAGACCATAGGGCAGGATTATCGCACAAGCTACACCATGAGGGGTATCATAGAGTGCGCTTAGACCATGAGCCATGCTGTGGACTATGCCCAAGCCTACGTTGGAGAAGCCCATACCTGCGATATACTGACCTAAAGCCATTCCCTC
This window encodes:
- a CDS encoding iron-containing alcohol dehydrogenase, which produces EGMALGQYIAGMGFSNVGLGIVHSMAHGLSALYDTPHGVACAIILPYGLEYNAPAAGKRYRAVGKAMGVEGIDSMSDDDAAKATIAAVKKLSADVGIPADLKGILKEEDIQFLSDSAFADACCPGNPRDTNVEEIKALYRSMM